From the genome of Pelobacter propionicus DSM 2379, one region includes:
- a CDS encoding CheR family methyltransferase yields the protein MAISDRDFEQLRDFIYNICGMYFHATKKYFLESRLARRMEATGTRTHNDYYLLLRSPRGTEELKYLMDEITTNETYFFRNVPQLNALETKLLPEIVATKSKIGFRKLRIWSAASSSGEEAYTLSMILLEKRSTLLKDWIIEIVGTDINETVVAQAKEGVYSAYSVRNIPEMYKRKYIREDNGKFILAPEVKKFVSFNKLNLYDDSKMIFMKSFDIIFCANVLIYFDTASKSKVVQHFYNNLQPYGYFFVGQSESLHGVNDKFKTVHFPGGFAYKK from the coding sequence GTGGCAATATCCGACAGAGACTTCGAACAGTTACGTGATTTTATCTACAATATCTGTGGCATGTACTTCCATGCCACCAAAAAGTATTTTCTGGAAAGCCGTCTGGCGCGCCGCATGGAAGCTACCGGGACCAGAACTCATAACGACTACTATCTGCTGCTCAGGTCTCCTCGGGGCACCGAGGAGTTGAAGTACCTGATGGATGAAATCACCACCAACGAAACCTATTTCTTCCGCAATGTTCCTCAGCTCAATGCCCTTGAGACAAAACTTCTGCCGGAAATCGTGGCAACCAAGTCCAAGATCGGGTTCCGGAAACTGCGTATCTGGAGCGCTGCCTCATCTTCGGGTGAGGAAGCCTACACCCTCTCCATGATCCTCTTGGAAAAACGGTCCACACTGCTGAAAGACTGGATCATCGAGATTGTCGGTACCGATATTAATGAAACCGTTGTTGCCCAAGCCAAGGAAGGGGTCTACAGCGCCTACTCGGTCCGCAATATCCCTGAAATGTACAAGAGAAAGTATATCCGGGAGGATAACGGCAAATTCATCCTTGCTCCCGAAGTTAAGAAGTTTGTCTCCTTCAACAAGCTCAACCTCTACGATGATTCAAAAATGATATTCATGAAGAGTTTTGACATCATCTTTTGCGCCAACGTGCTGATCTATTTCGATACCGCTTCGAAGTCAAAAGTGGTGCAGCATTTTTACAACAATCTGCAGCCGTACGGTTATTTCTTCGTCGGTCAGTCCGAATCCCTGCACGGTGTCAACGACAAGTTCAAAACCGTGCACTTTCCCGGCGGATTCGCCTATAAAAAATAG
- a CDS encoding HDOD domain-containing protein: protein MDKNARIERAEQLVAQIEDLPTIPAVANQVLLLLDQPDVEIEQVADLMLSDQVMTARVMKMLNSPVYRPTHEIRSFKRALVYLGLRHIREVALTTSFIGAFERDIGAFELNAFWEHSFGVGMVSKIIAEKVGYPDLEKAYISGIIHNFGMVVLNVCLPEEYQAVLAAIKDRPVTLASAEFERFGTSHSEIGLCMARKWNFPDVYCEVIACHHTPAEAVIDPVLCAIVCISDLFCSVRGLDYGGREWVSFNLSEEEAWEILKTASPSLVEMDVERFCYELDDAIPAVKELVNSIFSTKE from the coding sequence ATGGACAAGAATGCACGGATCGAAAGAGCCGAACAACTGGTTGCACAGATCGAGGATCTGCCGACCATACCGGCCGTTGCAAACCAGGTGCTACTGCTTCTTGATCAACCTGATGTGGAAATAGAGCAGGTGGCCGACCTGATGCTGTCCGACCAGGTCATGACGGCCCGGGTAATGAAGATGCTCAACTCACCGGTGTATCGCCCAACGCACGAAATACGTTCGTTCAAGCGCGCGCTGGTCTATCTCGGCCTGCGGCATATTCGCGAGGTTGCGCTTACGACGTCATTCATCGGTGCCTTTGAACGAGACATCGGCGCTTTTGAGCTGAATGCCTTTTGGGAACATTCCTTTGGCGTGGGCATGGTCTCCAAGATCATTGCCGAAAAAGTCGGTTATCCGGACCTTGAAAAAGCCTATATCAGCGGCATTATCCATAATTTCGGCATGGTGGTTTTGAACGTCTGTCTGCCGGAAGAGTATCAGGCCGTGCTGGCCGCGATCAAGGACAGACCGGTTACCCTGGCAAGCGCCGAGTTTGAGCGTTTCGGCACGAGCCACAGCGAGATCGGTCTCTGCATGGCGCGCAAGTGGAATTTCCCCGATGTCTACTGTGAAGTGATAGCCTGCCACCATACCCCGGCCGAGGCGGTAATCGATCCGGTCCTCTGCGCCATTGTCTGCATCTCCGATCTGTTCTGCAGCGTGCGCGGCCTGGATTATGGCGGCAGGGAGTGGGTCAGCTTCAATCTTTCAGAAGAGGAGGCCTGGGAAATCCTCAAAACCGCGTCTCCCAGCCTTGTTGAGATGGATGTGGAGCGATTCTGCTACGAACTGGATGATGCCATACCGGCTGTCAAGGAGCTGGTGAACTCGATATTTTCAACAAAGGAATAG
- a CDS encoding protein-glutamate methylesterase/protein-glutamine glutaminase, whose amino-acid sequence MVPFRPQRTRILIVDDSSFMRMAIRSILSKDPSLEIVGVAADGMEGVEKAVALKPDLITMDVEMPRMDGIAALRKIMATAPTKVIMVSTLTNEGARSTFEALDAGAIDYIPKNVTDSSEAQNIFRQELIRKVKEAVCSKFSRGAASTVVRTVPPPNRRPTSSKLTGKKINYVGIGASTGGPVALQEVLSRIPVNFPYGIIVGIHMPKAFTGPYADRLNAKCSMTIREAVDGDVLKPGLALIAPGGMHTTLVRRGGTVVVKIVPTSNYPQYVYVPSVDLMLASMAEATNGSMLGVILTGMGNDGFKGMKQLKSMGGVTMVQDEATSTIYGMPKACVDGGVADEVLPLGQIGFEISKFAG is encoded by the coding sequence ATGGTACCTTTTCGCCCCCAGAGAACACGCATACTGATCGTTGATGATTCCTCGTTTATGCGTATGGCTATCCGCAGTATTCTCTCCAAGGACCCCTCTCTTGAGATTGTCGGAGTTGCTGCCGACGGTATGGAAGGCGTTGAAAAGGCTGTCGCGCTCAAGCCGGACCTGATCACCATGGACGTGGAGATGCCGCGCATGGATGGGATTGCCGCACTGCGCAAGATCATGGCCACCGCCCCCACCAAGGTGATCATGGTGTCGACCCTGACCAACGAGGGAGCCCGTTCGACTTTTGAAGCTCTGGATGCCGGCGCAATCGACTATATCCCCAAGAACGTCACCGACTCCAGCGAGGCGCAGAACATCTTCCGCCAGGAACTGATTCGCAAGGTCAAGGAGGCGGTCTGCTCCAAATTCAGCCGGGGCGCTGCTTCGACGGTCGTCCGGACCGTACCCCCTCCGAATCGCCGTCCCACCAGCAGCAAACTGACCGGAAAGAAGATAAACTATGTGGGGATCGGCGCCTCAACTGGCGGCCCTGTTGCCCTCCAGGAGGTCCTCTCCCGTATCCCGGTCAACTTCCCCTATGGCATCATTGTCGGCATCCACATGCCCAAGGCATTTACCGGCCCCTATGCCGATCGTCTCAATGCAAAATGCTCCATGACCATTCGAGAGGCTGTGGATGGTGATGTGCTCAAGCCGGGACTGGCGCTGATCGCCCCTGGCGGCATGCATACCACCCTTGTGCGCCGCGGCGGAACTGTCGTGGTAAAGATCGTTCCCACCAGCAATTATCCCCAGTATGTTTACGTCCCCTCGGTCGACCTGATGCTTGCGAGCATGGCCGAGGCGACCAACGGTTCCATGCTGGGGGTTATCCTGACCGGTATGGGTAACGATGGCTTCAAGGGGATGAAGCAGTTGAAGAGCATGGGGGGGGTGACCATGGTGCAGGATGAGGCCACATCGACCATCTATGGCATGCCCAAGGCCTGCGTGGATGGTGGCGTTGCCGATGAGGTGCTGCCGTTGGGGCAGATCGGTTTCGAGATCTCCAAGTTCGCGGGATAG
- a CDS encoding FmdB family zinc ribbon protein, producing the protein MPVYEYYCDTCSKSFTVVMTIAEHDRGGITCPQCKGSSVVQRYTAFFAKTSKKS; encoded by the coding sequence ATGCCGGTCTACGAGTATTACTGTGATACCTGTTCAAAGAGCTTTACCGTTGTCATGACTATTGCGGAGCATGACCGGGGCGGGATTACCTGCCCGCAGTGCAAGGGGAGTTCGGTTGTGCAACGTTACACTGCTTTTTTCGCCAAGACGAGCAAGAAGAGTTGA
- a CDS encoding peptide chain release factor 3 gives MQNHNRQEVDKRRTFAIISHPDAGKTTITEKLLLFGGAIQQAGEVRARKSARHATSDWMELEKQRGISVTSSVMKFTYNGCEINLLDTPGHNDFSEDTYRVLTAVDSVLMVIDSVKGVESQTKKLLEVCRLRHTPIITFMNKLDREGQEPLDLLDDIEKNLKMQTAPVTWPVGMGKRFRGTYHLYTKELIFFDAEAANGTGRILTIAGLNDPLLDELLGSQVDELRHDVELLEGAANPFDKEAYLAGQQTPVFFGSAINTFGVQQLLDAFIEYAPAPLPRETTTRVVSPYEEPFSGFTFKIQANMDPAHRDRIAFFRICSGKFTRGMKVRHTRLGREVQIANATIFMAQDRTNVEEAWPGDIIGIHNHGTIKIGDTFTQGEELKFTGIPSFAPEHFRKVRLLNPLKSKALEKGLIQLAEEGATQVFKPLMGADWVIGAVGLLQFEVVMHRLEFEYSVKVAFEPVSYVTARWVTGERKKVEEFEKREAMHVYIDGEGKLTYMAGSQWRLDNTIESWKELSFHETSEHS, from the coding sequence GTGCAAAACCATAATCGCCAGGAAGTCGATAAACGTCGGACGTTTGCCATCATCAGCCACCCCGACGCAGGCAAGACCACCATCACCGAGAAGCTGCTGCTGTTCGGCGGCGCCATCCAGCAGGCGGGCGAGGTGCGGGCCAGGAAGTCGGCTCGCCACGCCACATCGGACTGGATGGAACTAGAGAAGCAGCGCGGCATTTCGGTCACCTCATCGGTGATGAAATTCACCTACAACGGCTGCGAAATCAACTTATTGGACACCCCCGGCCACAACGACTTTTCAGAGGACACCTACCGCGTGCTGACGGCGGTGGATTCGGTGCTGATGGTGATCGACTCGGTCAAGGGGGTCGAATCCCAGACCAAAAAGCTGCTGGAAGTCTGCCGCCTGCGCCACACCCCGATCATTACCTTCATGAACAAGCTGGACCGCGAGGGGCAGGAACCGCTCGACCTGCTGGACGACATCGAAAAAAACCTAAAGATGCAGACCGCGCCCGTAACCTGGCCGGTGGGGATGGGAAAACGCTTTCGCGGCACCTATCACCTCTACACAAAAGAGCTGATCTTCTTCGATGCCGAGGCTGCCAACGGAACCGGCCGCATCCTGACGATTGCCGGGCTGAATGACCCTCTGCTGGACGAGCTTCTGGGGAGCCAGGTGGACGAACTACGCCACGACGTGGAGTTGCTGGAAGGGGCCGCCAACCCCTTCGACAAGGAGGCCTATCTTGCCGGCCAGCAGACACCGGTCTTTTTCGGCAGCGCCATCAACACCTTTGGCGTCCAGCAACTCCTGGACGCATTCATCGAATATGCTCCGGCCCCGCTGCCGCGCGAAACTACCACCAGAGTGGTTTCACCCTATGAGGAGCCGTTCAGCGGCTTCACCTTCAAGATCCAGGCAAATATGGATCCCGCCCACCGGGACCGCATCGCCTTCTTCCGCATCTGCTCCGGTAAATTCACCCGCGGCATGAAGGTGCGCCACACCCGCCTGGGGCGCGAGGTACAGATCGCCAATGCCACCATCTTCATGGCCCAGGATCGCACCAACGTGGAGGAGGCCTGGCCCGGCGACATCATCGGTATCCACAATCACGGAACCATCAAGATCGGCGACACATTCACCCAAGGCGAGGAGCTGAAATTCACCGGCATCCCCAGCTTCGCCCCTGAGCACTTCCGCAAGGTCCGCCTGCTCAACCCGCTAAAATCAAAGGCTTTGGAAAAGGGGTTAATACAGCTGGCCGAAGAGGGCGCCACCCAGGTGTTCAAGCCCCTGATGGGAGCCGACTGGGTGATCGGCGCCGTCGGCCTGCTGCAGTTCGAGGTTGTCATGCACCGTCTGGAGTTTGAATACAGCGTCAAGGTAGCCTTTGAACCGGTCAGCTACGTCACCGCACGCTGGGTGACAGGCGAGAGAAAAAAAGTCGAGGAATTCGAGAAGAGGGAAGCCATGCACGTCTACATCGACGGCGAGGGCAAGCTGACCTACATGGCAGGCAGCCAGTGGCGGCTGGACAATACCATTGAATCATGGAAAGAGCTATCATTCCACGAAACCAGCGAGCACAGCTGA
- a CDS encoding DoxX family protein — protein sequence MARGGSDLSNLIAPLLIRLPLGLIMMAHGSQKLLGLFGGQGLTVTLRTFEDRLHIPPIFTLLAIIAEFAGGFGILTGFLTRLSATAVATVMLVAIHKVHWAHGFFLNIHNISGQGHGIEYNIALLGMALYLLVAGGGQWCVDRLVFR from the coding sequence ATGGCACGAGGCGGTTCCGACTTGAGTAACCTTATTGCGCCCCTGCTGATACGCCTGCCGCTGGGACTTATCATGATGGCCCACGGTTCGCAAAAACTGCTGGGACTCTTTGGCGGCCAGGGGTTGACCGTGACCCTGAGAACCTTCGAGGACAGGCTGCACATCCCCCCCATCTTCACCCTGCTGGCAATAATCGCCGAATTCGCCGGTGGATTCGGCATTCTGACCGGTTTCCTGACGCGCCTCTCCGCTACCGCCGTCGCGACGGTCATGCTGGTGGCCATACACAAGGTTCACTGGGCGCACGGCTTTTTTCTGAACATTCACAACATCTCCGGACAGGGACACGGTATCGAATACAATATCGCCCTGCTGGGCATGGCACTGTATCTACTGGTCGCCGGAGGCGGTCAATGGTGCGTGGACCGCCTGGTATTCCGCTAG
- a CDS encoding GGDEF domain-containing protein yields the protein MFERIHLKFVAIASRHSKRTVAIIIGLILSLLCLLDHITGDYSLTIFYLIPVSLGAWFVGKPAGIFFCILTLGARFAADYGSTSATRNSSLHHWNLFIEFSFLIVMSLLSSALKTRLDNEKALARIDPLTGAINRRSFFDLAEQEIYRARRYGHCLTIAYIDLDNFKEVNDRQGHSTGDKLLIADVDTISATIRSSDILARFGGDEFVILLPETAGEPAQTTLHKVQSKLRQCMTTGNWPVTFSIGAMSYTRPPESVEEAVRSADALMYEVKRSGKNRLLHITTG from the coding sequence ATGTTTGAGCGGATCCATCTGAAATTTGTTGCCATAGCATCACGGCACAGCAAACGCACCGTCGCGATCATAATCGGCCTGATCCTGTCCCTGCTCTGCCTGCTCGATCACATTACCGGCGACTACTCGCTGACCATCTTTTACCTGATTCCGGTTTCCTTAGGAGCATGGTTCGTAGGCAAGCCAGCCGGCATCTTTTTTTGCATACTGACCTTGGGTGCGCGATTCGCGGCCGACTACGGCTCTACTTCCGCAACGCGGAATTCAAGCCTGCATCACTGGAACCTCTTCATCGAGTTTTCATTCCTGATCGTCATGAGCCTGCTCTCTTCGGCTCTCAAAACCAGGCTGGACAACGAAAAGGCCCTGGCCCGGATCGACCCCCTTACCGGCGCGATCAATCGCCGTTCCTTCTTCGACCTGGCAGAGCAGGAAATTTACCGGGCGCGCCGCTACGGACATTGCCTGACCATCGCCTATATCGACCTGGACAACTTCAAGGAAGTCAACGACAGACAGGGACACTCCACGGGCGACAAGTTGCTCATTGCTGATGTCGACACCATCAGTGCCACCATCAGGAGCAGCGACATCCTGGCCCGCTTCGGCGGTGACGAATTCGTGATTCTCCTGCCGGAAACAGCCGGCGAGCCAGCCCAAACAACGCTCCACAAGGTGCAAAGCAAACTTCGGCAGTGCATGACAACGGGTAACTGGCCGGTCACCTTCAGCATCGGCGCCATGAGCTACACGAGGCCGCCGGAAAGCGTCGAAGAGGCCGTGCGCAGCGCCGATGCACTTATGTATGAGGTCAAGCGCAGCGGAAAGAACAGGCTGTTGCACATAACAACAGGGTAA
- a CDS encoding sigma-54-dependent Fis family transcriptional regulator, translating to MQDNHTIPQTLTVLEQTWNRYVQNEVIEIHRIRPEVANSWQRCRNYKVNPYDIGDQAVNQLELRERLHRNHHLVKIARSAMENLYTFVRGSGFEIVLSDQHAYLLEVVGDRDIISKGTKVQLCPGGNWHESSKGTNAIGTALMEKQPVQILAWEHFCRPNHFLTCSAAPIFDPEGEIVGVLNISGDYRYANAHTLGMVVAAVNAIEKQLCLHKVTSKLYISYKYSQTLLESISDGIVSVNNSGIIAEMNSSGGKIFGINHQAAKGKHINTVMRQQAPILSLLATGEGYRDREILLENQGKKVFSSATLLLDDSGNTIGAVAVLRQARDALKSRRAQHSSLPRYSFDDIIGESPAISEAKEWARIAANSGSTILLSGESGTGKELFAQSIHNVSSFRNGPFIAINCAAIPEALVESELFGYAEGTFTGAKKGGSPGKFESADRGTLFLDEIGDMPLTVQAKVLRVIQEKKISRVGSSEERQVEIRIIASTHKNLRTEVLNGNFREDLFYRLNVLVVQVPPLRDRGGDIPLVACHLVEKISARMGKQRIVGEDAFWGKLASHNWPGNVRELENAIEQAVVRSDDSGVLLARHLTFDVVESVAPTGGRAEIVSLTEMEKQAITAALHLYDGNIQKAASKLGIGRNTLYRKIREYGIAHAGSQVH from the coding sequence ATGCAAGATAATCATACGATCCCGCAGACCCTAACGGTTCTTGAGCAGACATGGAACCGCTATGTCCAGAATGAAGTGATTGAGATTCATCGAATCCGGCCGGAGGTGGCAAACTCCTGGCAACGCTGCCGAAACTACAAGGTCAATCCCTATGACATTGGTGACCAGGCGGTAAATCAGCTGGAACTCAGGGAACGTCTCCACCGTAATCACCATCTGGTAAAGATCGCGCGTTCTGCCATGGAAAACCTGTATACCTTTGTTCGGGGGTCTGGTTTTGAAATCGTCCTGTCGGACCAGCATGCCTACCTGCTGGAGGTTGTGGGGGATCGTGACATAATCAGCAAGGGGACCAAGGTTCAGCTCTGTCCCGGCGGCAACTGGCATGAGTCGTCCAAGGGAACCAACGCCATCGGGACCGCTCTCATGGAGAAACAGCCGGTTCAGATCCTGGCCTGGGAACACTTCTGTCGGCCGAATCATTTTCTGACCTGCTCCGCTGCCCCCATTTTTGATCCTGAAGGGGAGATTGTGGGGGTTCTCAATATCTCCGGAGATTACCGTTATGCCAATGCCCATACCCTCGGCATGGTTGTGGCAGCGGTAAATGCCATCGAAAAACAGCTTTGTCTTCATAAGGTCACCAGTAAACTCTACATCTCCTACAAATACTCCCAGACCCTTTTGGAATCCATTTCGGACGGTATCGTCTCCGTGAACAACAGCGGCATCATTGCCGAGATGAACTCCAGCGGTGGCAAAATATTCGGCATCAATCACCAGGCGGCCAAGGGCAAGCATATCAACACCGTCATGCGCCAGCAGGCGCCAATTCTGTCGCTGCTTGCCACCGGTGAGGGGTATCGGGATAGGGAAATTCTGCTGGAGAACCAGGGGAAGAAGGTGTTTAGTTCTGCTACCCTGCTGCTGGATGATTCCGGCAACACCATCGGTGCCGTTGCCGTCCTGCGCCAGGCGCGGGACGCGCTGAAGTCCCGCCGCGCCCAGCATTCCTCGTTGCCCCGCTACTCCTTTGACGACATTATCGGAGAGAGCCCCGCCATCAGCGAGGCCAAGGAATGGGCACGGATCGCGGCAAACAGTGGTTCGACCATTCTGCTCAGCGGTGAGAGCGGTACCGGCAAGGAGTTGTTTGCCCAGTCAATTCACAATGTCAGCTCTTTCAGGAACGGCCCTTTTATTGCCATCAACTGCGCCGCTATCCCGGAAGCCCTTGTTGAAAGTGAGCTGTTCGGCTATGCGGAGGGAACTTTCACCGGTGCCAAAAAAGGCGGTAGCCCGGGTAAATTCGAGAGTGCCGACCGTGGTACGCTCTTTCTCGACGAGATAGGCGATATGCCGCTTACTGTTCAGGCCAAGGTGTTGAGGGTTATCCAGGAAAAGAAGATCTCCCGCGTTGGTTCCAGCGAAGAGCGCCAGGTGGAGATTCGCATCATCGCCTCGACCCATAAGAATCTGCGGACAGAGGTGCTAAACGGTAATTTTCGGGAAGACCTCTTCTACAGGCTCAATGTCCTGGTCGTCCAGGTTCCGCCTTTGCGTGACAGGGGCGGGGATATCCCCTTGGTCGCCTGCCATCTGGTGGAGAAGATCTCCGCAAGGATGGGCAAACAGCGGATCGTTGGGGAAGATGCTTTCTGGGGAAAGCTTGCCTCTCATAACTGGCCCGGTAATGTTCGTGAACTGGAAAATGCCATCGAGCAGGCTGTCGTCAGGTCGGATGACTCCGGGGTCCTGTTGGCTCGTCATCTGACGTTTGATGTCGTTGAGTCCGTCGCACCCACGGGGGGGAGGGCAGAGATCGTTTCTCTCACTGAAATGGAAAAGCAGGCCATAACTGCTGCGCTTCATCTCTATGATGGCAATATCCAGAAGGCTGCTTCGAAACTCGGTATCGGGCGTAACACCCTGTACCGCAAAATCAGGGAGTACGGCATCGCACATGCCGGTTCCCAAGTCCATTGA
- a CDS encoding competence/damage-inducible protein A: MTKPVRVELFIIGNEILIGGIQDTNTNWLCKQIHNLGGHVTRATMLRDTEEVIATELQAALTREPQVIITSGGLGPTADDLTLAAVARGVGVVTELHVQARQMVKERYDELAEQGVLSQGGLNPPREKMAWLPKGAIPLHNSNGTAPGVLLQAGNSTIISLPGVPSELKTIFSSSLQPFLRKTFSGGTSAMRTIAVECNDESLMEPVLSRVTNEHPHIYIKSLATTIGISREIDITLTAVGSKQTTLDGTLEAALCDLQSGLTSLGFRHREKQR; the protein is encoded by the coding sequence ATGACAAAACCGGTACGTGTTGAACTGTTCATCATCGGCAATGAAATCCTCATCGGCGGCATCCAGGACACGAATACCAACTGGCTCTGCAAGCAAATACACAACCTGGGAGGGCATGTTACCCGTGCCACCATGCTGCGCGACACCGAGGAGGTCATAGCAACAGAACTTCAGGCAGCTTTAACAAGGGAACCGCAGGTTATCATTACCTCAGGCGGACTTGGCCCCACTGCCGATGACCTGACGCTTGCCGCCGTGGCGCGTGGCGTGGGTGTTGTGACGGAACTCCATGTGCAGGCCCGACAAATGGTCAAGGAACGCTATGACGAACTGGCCGAGCAGGGAGTACTCAGCCAAGGTGGCCTGAACCCACCCCGGGAAAAAATGGCCTGGCTCCCCAAGGGAGCGATCCCGCTGCACAACTCCAACGGAACGGCACCGGGTGTCTTGCTGCAAGCCGGCAACTCAACCATCATCAGCCTGCCGGGCGTGCCATCGGAGTTGAAGACAATCTTCTCCAGTTCACTCCAGCCATTTCTCAGGAAAACGTTCAGCGGCGGCACATCGGCAATGCGCACCATTGCCGTCGAATGCAATGACGAATCACTGATGGAACCGGTACTCAGCCGGGTAACAAATGAGCACCCACATATCTATATCAAGTCCCTTGCCACCACCATCGGCATATCCCGGGAAATCGACATCACTCTCACTGCGGTGGGGAGCAAGCAGACGACACTGGATGGCACACTGGAGGCCGCGCTGTGCGACCTGCAGAGCGGACTGACATCACTGGGCTTTAGACATCGGGAAAAACAGAGGTGA
- a CDS encoding iron-containing alcohol dehydrogenase, producing the protein MALADQTFGFFIPTVTLLGVGCSKETGEQAKALGATKLLIVTDAGLNKMGVADTIKGYVEAVGLQAVIYDGAEPNPTDKNVADGIKVYQDNKCDGLITLGGGSSHDCGKGIGLVVAGGGNIRDYEGVNKSSKRLPPFLAINTTAGTASEMTRFCIITNTDTHVKMAIVDWRVTPNIAIDDPLLMVGMPPKLTAATGMDALTHAVEAYVSIIANPITDACAIKAIELIAKNLSVAVANGEDLVARDAMAYAEYLAGMAFNNASLGYVHSMAHQLGGFYNLPHGVCNAILLPVVSQFNLIACPQRFADIAVALGENICGLSTIEAGQKAIDRIKSLSASIGIPANLTELGVKEADLKIMSENAKKDACQLTNPRKATLDEVIAIFKSAL; encoded by the coding sequence ATGGCATTAGCAGATCAGACTTTCGGCTTTTTCATCCCCACCGTAACGCTGTTGGGTGTAGGTTGTTCGAAAGAAACCGGTGAGCAGGCAAAAGCGCTGGGCGCAACGAAACTGCTGATCGTTACAGACGCCGGCCTGAACAAAATGGGCGTGGCCGACACGATCAAGGGCTATGTTGAAGCAGTAGGTCTCCAGGCTGTTATTTATGACGGCGCCGAGCCCAACCCGACCGATAAAAACGTTGCTGACGGCATTAAAGTCTATCAGGACAACAAGTGCGACGGCCTGATCACCCTTGGTGGCGGCAGCTCCCACGACTGCGGTAAAGGTATCGGCCTTGTTGTTGCCGGCGGCGGCAACATCCGTGACTACGAAGGCGTTAACAAGTCATCCAAGCGTCTTCCCCCGTTCCTGGCAATCAACACCACCGCTGGTACCGCCAGCGAAATGACCCGTTTCTGCATCATCACCAACACCGATACCCACGTCAAAATGGCTATCGTTGACTGGCGTGTAACTCCGAACATCGCCATCGACGATCCCCTGCTGATGGTTGGTATGCCTCCGAAGCTGACCGCTGCTACCGGTATGGACGCACTGACCCACGCCGTTGAAGCCTATGTTTCCATCATTGCCAACCCGATCACCGACGCGTGCGCCATCAAGGCCATCGAACTGATCGCCAAGAATCTGAGCGTGGCTGTTGCCAACGGCGAAGACCTGGTTGCCCGTGACGCCATGGCATATGCCGAATATCTGGCCGGTATGGCATTCAACAACGCCAGCCTCGGCTATGTTCACTCCATGGCTCACCAGTTGGGCGGTTTCTACAACCTGCCCCACGGCGTCTGCAACGCCATCCTGCTGCCCGTCGTCAGCCAGTTCAACCTGATCGCCTGCCCGCAGCGTTTTGCTGACATCGCCGTTGCTCTCGGCGAAAACATCTGTGGTCTCTCCACCATCGAAGCCGGCCAGAAAGCCATCGACAGGATCAAGTCCCTGTCCGCTTCCATCGGCATCCCCGCCAACCTGACCGAGCTGGGCGTGAAAGAAGCCGACCTGAAGATCATGTCCGAAAACGCCAAGAAAGATGCTTGCCAGCTGACCAACCCGCGTAAAGCCACGTTGGACGAAGTCATTGCCATCTTCAAGTCTGCTCTGTAA